From one Trifolium pratense cultivar HEN17-A07 linkage group LG1, ARS_RC_1.1, whole genome shotgun sequence genomic stretch:
- the LOC123882968 gene encoding putative leucine-rich repeat receptor-like serine/threonine-protein kinase At2g14440, with protein MSFILLLLFSFLTPSFSQPPPPKGILIDCGSQSKTQINNRTWLPDSNFISTGTPKTLTTSVLLPSLQTLRSFPFQVKKHCYNIPVYRNAKYLVRSTYFYGGINGPDHPSPPVFDQIVDGTLWSVVNTTVDYLNGNSSFYEGVFLAKGKFMSFCIGSNTYTDSDPFVSALEFLILGESLYNTTDFNNFAFGLIARNSFGYSGPSIRYPDDQFDRIWEPFGQSNSTKANTDNVSISGFWNLPPAKVFETHLGSDQLESLELRWPTPSLPSSKYYIALYFADNTAGPRVFNISVNGIHYYRDLNAIPSGVVVFASQWPLSGPTTITLTPSASSSLGPLINAGEIFNVLPLGGRTSTRDVIALERVKESLRNPPLDWSGDPCVPRHYSWTGITCSEGPRIRVVTLNLTSMELSGSLSPFVANLTALTNIWLGNNSLSGQIPSLSSLTMLETLHLEDNLFSGEIPSSLGNISSLKEVFLQNNKLTGQIPANLVGKPGLVVRTSGNNFLTPPAP; from the exons ATGTCCTTCATCCTTCTCctcctcttttcttttctcaccCCCTCTTTCTCCCAACCACCACCCCCCAAAGGCATCCTCATCGACTGCGGCTCTCAATCAAAAACCCAAATCAACAACCGTACATGGCTTCCCGATTCAAATTTCATCTCAACCGGAACACCAAAAACCCTAACCACCTCTGTTCTTCTTCCATCTCTTCAAACTCTTCGTTCTTTTCCATTTCAAGTCAAAAAACATTGTTACAATATTCCAGTATATCGCAACGCAAAATATCTAGTAAGGTCAACTTATTTCTACGGTGGAATTAACGGTCCTGATCATCCTTCGCCGCCGGTGTTTGATCAGATCGTTGATGGAACTTTATGGAGTGTTGTTAATACGACGGTGGATTATTTAAATGGGAATTCGAGTTTTTATGAAGGGGTTTTCTTAGCTAAAGGGAAGTTTATGAGTTTTTGTATCGGGTCAAATACTTATACGGATTCTGACCCGTTTGTTTCTGCTTTGGAGTTTTTGATACTTGGGGAGTCTCTCTATAATACCACTGATTTTAACAACTTTGCATTTGGTTTGATTGCTAGAAACAGCTTTGGTTACTCCGGACCAAGCATTAG ATATCCTGATGATCAGTTTGACCGTATATGGGAGCCATTTGGGCAGAGTAATTCAACTAAAGCAAACACTGACAATGTTTCTATTTCTGGATTTTGGAATCTTCCACCTGCAAAAGTATTCGAAACACATCTAGGATCTGATCAATTAGAATCCTTGGAACTAAGATGGCCTACACCATCACTTCCAAGTTCCAAATACTACATTGCTCTATATTTTGCTGACAACACTGCTGGACCAAGAGTTTTTAACATAAGTGTTAATGGTATACATTATTACCGCGACTTGAATGCGATCCCATCGGGGGTTGTTGTCTTTGCCAGCCAATGGCCTCTTTCTGGTCCTACAACAATAACTTTAACTCCTTCTGCTAGTTCATCATTGGGCCCCTTAATTAATGCCGGAGAAATATTTAATGTGTTGCCTCTTGGAGGAAGAACTTCCACTCGCGATG TTATTGCGTTGGAAAGGGTAAAAGAGAGTCTTCGAAATCCTCCACTTGATTGGAGTGGTGATCCTTGTGTGCCTCGGCATTACTCATGGACCGGTATCACGTGCTCTGAAGGACCCAGAATCCGTGTAGTGACTTT AAATTTGACAAGCATGGAACTTTCAGGATCTTTATCGCCTTTTGTTGCCAATCTGACAGCTCTGACTAACAT CTGGCTTGGGAATAACAGTTTATCCGGACAAATTCCTAGTCTCAGTTCACTAACGATGTTGGAGACACT GCACTTGGAAGACAATCTGTTCAGTGGAGAGATTCCTTCATCCCTAGGGAACATCAGCAGCTTGAAAGAAGT ATTTTtacaaaacaacaaattaacGGGTCAAATTCCAGCAAATCTTGTTGGAAAACCAGGATTGGTCGTCAG AACTTCTGGAAATAATTTCTTGACACCTCCAGCACCTTGA
- the LOC123882979 gene encoding uncharacterized protein LOC123882979 — translation MVSLEHEHEPVQGNLRSSDAPTSPRISFSAEFLDDNNFISICPNPLYSERDQEKEQHEKTKNITDQFEFLSNNNMSNNNTVLSADELFFDGKILPFWQMQHLEKLNKINIKEEQHEEVEEVIEVVVNSNKEDNSNNNSRVNWFVDDDPSPRPPKCTVLWKELLRLKKQRASSLSPSSSSSSSSSNASSLGDVAAKEGSRNKENQHVKRIKKGLERTRSATIRIRPMINVPICTQMKNSSLPPLFPLKKGKILER, via the coding sequence ATGGTATCTCTTGAACATGAACATGAACCTGTTCAAGGTAACCTTAGATCTAGTGATGCACCAACAAGTCCTAGAATATCTTTCTCTGCAGAGTTTCTAGATGACAACAACTTCATCTCTATATGTCCAAATCCTCTTTATTCAGAAAGAGATCAAGAGAAAGAACAACATGAAAAAACAAAGAATATCACAGATCAGTTTGAGTTTCTGTCAAACAACAATATGAGTAACAATAACACAGTTTTATCAGCTGATGAACTTTTCTTTGATGGTAAAATCCTTCCTTTTTGGCAGATGCAACATCTAGAGAAGCTCAACAAGATCAACATCAAAGAAGAACAACATGAAGAAGTTGAAGAAGTGATTGAAGTTGTAGTGAATTCCAACAAAGaagataatagtaataataatagtagagTAAATTGGTTTGTTGATGATGATCCATCACCAAGGCCACCAAAGTGCACTGTTCTATGGAAAGAGTTATTAAGGTTGAAGAAACAAAGAGCTTCTTCATTATCACCTtcgtcttcttcatcatcttcatcttcgaATGCAAGTTCGCTCGGCGATGTAGCTGCTAAAGAAGGTTCTAGAAACAAAGAGAATCAACATGTGAAGAGGATAAAGAAAGGATTGGAGAGAACAAGATCAGCTACTATTAGAATTAGACCAATGATTAATGTTCCAATTTGTACACAAATGAAGAACAGTTCTTTGCCTCCACTTTTTCCACTTAAGAAGGGTAAAATATTAGAGAggtaa